A DNA window from Pseudomonas wuhanensis contains the following coding sequences:
- a CDS encoding lactonase family protein — protein sequence MNKPLLLAAAAAVVYGLSLQANAATFAYISSPGDGLISQYRLDQNNGALSLIEQVNAGDQVNPMAITPDSKVLFAALRVKPFQVLGYSIDPKSGHLTPLSKAPLAESMAYLSTDRKGRYLLGASYGADTVSVQAIDKAYQPSASILSYKTGPHAHSVRTDPSNRFAYVGNLGADQVLQYRLDAKTGALSPIGNGHVSVPENTGPRHLAFSPNGKYLYVVGEMSGTVTAFSINDSTGALTQIAVASGIPERLKLAHGEVRDSRNNDLKDDPTPRIWAADLRISPDGTLLLMTERTSSSVSAFAVNPSTGGLSFLENYPVEEKQPRNIAFSPNGRWLLVTGEKSQKVGTYAVSNNGALKRVGEAASGKGALWVEVLQTSAE from the coding sequence GTGAATAAACCCCTTCTCTTGGCCGCTGCCGCTGCCGTTGTCTACGGCCTCAGCCTGCAAGCCAATGCCGCCACTTTTGCCTATATATCGAGCCCGGGAGACGGTCTGATTTCCCAGTATCGCCTTGACCAGAACAACGGCGCGTTGAGCCTGATTGAACAGGTCAACGCCGGTGATCAGGTCAACCCCATGGCCATCACCCCTGACAGCAAAGTGTTGTTTGCCGCCTTGCGGGTCAAGCCGTTTCAGGTGCTGGGCTACAGCATAGATCCCAAGAGCGGACATCTGACTCCTCTGTCCAAAGCGCCCCTGGCAGAAAGCATGGCTTACCTGTCTACCGATAGAAAAGGACGCTATCTGCTCGGCGCATCCTATGGTGCCGACACCGTCAGCGTTCAGGCCATCGACAAGGCCTATCAGCCTTCTGCCAGCATCCTGAGCTACAAGACAGGCCCGCATGCGCATTCGGTTCGTACTGACCCGAGCAACCGTTTTGCCTACGTGGGCAATCTTGGCGCGGACCAGGTGCTGCAATATCGCCTTGATGCCAAAACCGGCGCGCTCTCCCCTATTGGCAACGGCCACGTCAGTGTCCCGGAAAATACCGGGCCTCGGCACCTGGCCTTTTCCCCGAATGGAAAATACCTGTATGTGGTCGGTGAAATGAGCGGCACGGTCACAGCGTTTTCAATCAATGACAGCACCGGCGCATTGACTCAGATTGCCGTTGCCAGTGGCATTCCCGAGCGTTTGAAACTGGCTCACGGCGAAGTGCGTGATTCCCGTAACAACGACTTGAAGGATGACCCCACACCACGTATCTGGGCGGCGGACCTGCGGATCTCGCCCGATGGCACGCTACTGTTGATGACCGAGCGCACCAGCAGTTCGGTATCAGCATTCGCGGTGAACCCTTCGACAGGCGGCTTGAGCTTTCTCGAGAACTATCCGGTGGAAGAGAAGCAGCCACGCAATATCGCTTTTTCACCCAACGGGCGCTGGTTGCTGGTAACTGGCGAGAAAAGCCAAAAAGTCGGCACTTACGCGGTCAGCAACAACGGCGCCTTGAAACGTGTCGGTGAAGCGGCATCGGGCAAAGGTGCGTTATGGGTTGAGGTACTGCAAACGTCGGCGGAGTAA